In the Pedobacter cryoconitis genome, CCTATCCCTGGTTAGGTACCACAGGAGAAAAAGTTGAAGTTCCGGTTACTTTTGGCAAGTTTAAAGACACCTATAACGTAGCTGATCCAAAAGTTTATACCTTCTTGGAAGATGTACTGACCGAAGTAATGGCCTTATTCCCATCTAAAGTAATTCACATCGGTGGAGATAAAGTTTTATATGACCAGTGGAAAAGTTCCCCGCAAATACAAGCACTGATGGTCAGAGAAGGTTTAAAATCACCAGCTGACGTACAAATATGGTTTACCAATAAAATATCTGAATTCATTGCTTCCAAAGGCCGCAGGATGATGGGCTGGAATGAAATTATGGGTGGTAAAGTCCATGAGAATATAGATGAAAAAGAGACAACAGTCAAAGAGAAACTGAATCAGGGAACAATCGTTCATTTTTGGAGAGGCACTACGGATATGATTACCAACGCAGCATCAAAAGGATATGATCTGGTTAACTCTTATCATATTTACACTTATCTGGACTACGATTACAAAGAAATACCAGTTCAAAAGGCTTATGAGTTTAATCCTATCCCAGAAGGCCTGGATCCTAAATATAATAAACATGTACTCGGCTCAGGCTGCCAGATGTGGAGTGAATTTATTCCGGAAGTTGCCGATATGCAAAAGAAGATTTATCCACGTTTAGCCGCCTATGCAGAAGTAGGATGGACGGATTTATCCCGTAAGGACTATACCTATTTCAAAAATACAATGAAACTTATTGAAGCGCATTGGAAAGCAGAAGGAGTGGATGTCGCGATCGTTGATTACGACGCTAAAACAGAAGAAACTAAACAATAAAAACGAAGGGGGTAGCTTATCACTATCCCCTTCGTTTTTAGCTATATTTTTAATAAAAATACTGGATCGGATTTGTATTCACTTCAGTTAAACGGACCGGGAGTTCCGG is a window encoding:
- a CDS encoding beta-N-acetylhexosaminidase; translated protein: MKKLLASFAALCLLVSNQTIFAQTEPLISPRPLTLETARGTFQLNAATTIIAAKSLTTEADYLKDKLSAAARLNLKISSTSKAANHKIILALEQNLSATAGKEGYQLTVNATGVKITAAEKAGLFYGIQSLLQLITQQENGKNVTIPFVTIQDKPRFSWRALMLDEGRHFKGEKVVKQLLDDMAMLKMNVFHWHLTDDQGWRIEIKKYPELTKIGSKRKDSQLAWRSEKRSGKPHEGFYTQEQIKEVVRYATERHITVVPEIEMPGHATAAIAAYPWLGTTGEKVEVPVTFGKFKDTYNVADPKVYTFLEDVLTEVMALFPSKVIHIGGDKVLYDQWKSSPQIQALMVREGLKSPADVQIWFTNKISEFIASKGRRMMGWNEIMGGKVHENIDEKETTVKEKLNQGTIVHFWRGTTDMITNAASKGYDLVNSYHIYTYLDYDYKEIPVQKAYEFNPIPEGLDPKYNKHVLGSGCQMWSEFIPEVADMQKKIYPRLAAYAEVGWTDLSRKDYTYFKNTMKLIEAHWKAEGVDVAIVDYDAKTEETKQ